The Thermosynechococcus sp. CL-1 genomic interval CGATCGCCCTCTCGAATGCCACGTACCAACTCCTGAGTGTTTTAGGCCCAGCCCTCGCAGGTAGTGTTGCGGCGTTATGCAGTACCCGTTCAGTGTTCTTTTTGGATGCTTTGACCTTTTTGGTTGCAGCGGTGTTGATTGCTTGGCTGCCCACTGCTTTGATCGTACCTAGAGCAGGATCAGTCCCCCCCCGTAGCGGATTTCTTGAGGAGCTAAGTGTTGGTAGTCAGTGCCTTTGGTGGGATGCAGCAATTCGCTATGGATTACTACTGCAATTGGTGGCGGCGATCGCTGGCGCAGAAATTTTGGTGAATACCGTCGGCTATGTTCAGGGCACGCTACAGGCAGGAAGTCAGGCCTACGGCTCAATCATGGCGGCATTTGGTGTGGGTGCTACTTTGGCTGCGGTGATTTGGGGTTCTTCCTGTCGCAGGATGAGTGCCGTGAGGGTGATGGGTCTAGGGGGGATACTGACGGTGCTGCCGTTGCTGGCTGCCTATGGTGCCAATGTCCCTACCCTCGCTCTGTTGTGGGCGATCGCGGGTATCGGTAAAACCCTCGTCAATGTGCCTATGCAGACGGTAATTGCTGAGAGAGTGGCCGTGGAATTGCAGGGTCGGGTTTATGGCGCTCAGTTTGCTTGGAGTCATCTTTGGTGGGTCTTGGCCTATCCCCTAACGGGATGGTTCGGCAGTCAGTTTCCAGCCCAACATTTTTTCTATACTGGCCTCAGTAGCATGGTGCTTTTCATCGCTTTTGTGGTGTTGACCCAACCGTGGCACTTGCGGCATCTCCCCGCTGGTTTTTGGCACACTCATCCCCATGAGCACGACAGCGAGCATGATCATTGCCATCGGCTACAGGCTCATCAGCACCTACACTTTCATCTCCAGCCAAGCCACGGCAATTAAATAACACCATCCGCAGTCAACAGGGCTTTGTAGAGGCCGGGTCGGCGATCGCGAAAGAAGCCATAGGCCGCCCGTAGGTGCTCAATTTCCTCTAAATCAAATTTATGGACAAGCACTGCTTCTTGGGTGCGATCGGCCTCAGCCACCAGATCTCCCCTTGGATTAGCAATAAATGAACTGCCATAAAATACTTGCCCCCCCTCATCACCCACACGGTTCGCTGCCACCACTGGAATCACATTTGCCACTGCATGACCAACCATCACCCGCTGCCACGGGTCTTTGGTGTCCAGTGTGGGATCGTGGGGTTCACTACCAATGGCAGTGGGATACACGAGCACTTCTGCTCCCATCAGGGTCATCACCCGTGCAGCCTCTGGAAACCACTGATCCCAGCAGATGCCGACACCGATTTTGCCGTAGCGGGTACGCCAGACTCGAAAGCCCGTATTTCCGGGGCGGAAGTAAAACTTTTCCTCATAGCCGGGGCCATCGGGAATATGACTTTTGCGATAGACACCGAGGTTGACGCCCCCCGCATCAATCATGGCCACACTGTTGTAATAGACGGTGCCCGCCTTTTCAAAAAAGGACACTGGAATCACCACCTCCAGTTCCCGCGCCAAAGCCTCAAAGTGGGCAATTGTTGGGTGGTTTTTCACGGGGTGTGCCCGCCGAAAGTGACTCTCCCGCTCTTCCTTACAAAAATAGTGACCTTCAAATAGCTCTGGCAGGACAATGACCTGTGCCCCCTGCTGATGCGCCTGCCGCACTAGATCACTGAGGTGCAGAATATTGGTCTCAACATCATCGGTCAGTTGAGCTTGAATGGCAGCAACGGTCAGTGTTCTCATAGTTCCTGCTGAGTAATGCAATGGAAGGCGCCTCCCCCTTCTAAAATCGTCCGTGCGGGAAGGCCAACGGTTTTGCGACTGGGAAAGAGCTTAGCGATCGCCTCAACCGCTTTGGCATCGGCTTCGACACCATAGGTGGGGACGACAACAGTGGTATTGGCGATATAAAAATTGACATAGCTAGCGGGTAAAATCTCCCCCTTTCGACTCGTCACCCGCCCCGGCGAAGGCACTGGGATTACCTCTAGGGAGCGCCCCTTGGCATCCGTTAGCGTTTGCAACTGCTCATAAATCGTCAGCAGGACATCGTAGTTCGGATCCTCAGGGCTGTCGGGCAGCATACAAACCACGGTTGCCGGAGCCACAAAACGCACCAGCGTATCGATGTGACCATCGGTGTGATCGTTGGCCAGTCCCGATTCAATCCAGAGGATTTTGCTCACGCCAAGGGCGGGCTTGAGGCGGGCTTCCACTTCTTCGCTGTCTAAATAGGGATTGCGGTTGGGGTTGAGGAGACACTGGCGGGTGGTAAGGCAGGTTCCTTCGCCATCCACTTCGATCGCCCCCCCCTCCAAGAATAACGGCACCGCCTCATAGGGAAGGCCGATGGCTAGAGCAAGGCGCACAGCCAAGTCACTATCGCCGGGAAGTTGATACTTCTTGCCCCAACCATTAAAGGGTAAACAGAGGAGTCGGCGCTCCCCTGCCTCATTGATTAAGCCCACAGGAGCGGTATCCCGCAGCCAAATGTCACCAAAGGGGAGCTGATAAAACTGTGGATTCAGATCCCCGAGATAAGAACGAGCAGTGGCTTCTCCCACCTCGTCCAGCACCAGAATCTTCAGTTGCTCCCCGCGGCACTGACCTGTTACGGGATCGGGGTCAGCGATCGCCCGACACAGGGCTGCAAACTCTGAGCGTACTTGAGGTAAGAGATCGCCCCACAAATCCTCGTGACTGGGGAAAGCTAACCAACAGGCGCGATGCGGCAGCCACTCAGCGGGCTGAAAAAAGGGGGACATGAAGAGCGATTAGCCCTTTTTGTTGGTTTTGGGTGCAGGTTTAGCGGCGGCTTTTTTCCCTTTAGCAGTTTGCTGGGGCTTGGCACCGCTGTATTTGCGGCGGAAGCGTTCCACCCGCCCTTCAGCGTCAACGATTTTCTGAGTACCCGTGAAGAAGGGATGGTTGCCTGACCAGATATCCACGTGTAGTTCGGGTTTCGTGGAACCCACGGTCATCACCACTTCACCGTCACAATAAACTTTGGCTTCGGGATACCACTGGGGATGAATGTTCGGTTTTGGCATAGGAGTCTCACCACAAACGAGAAGTAAAAAACAAACATCTTAGCGTTTTGAGTATTGGGGGGCTTTGCGGGCTTTGCGCAGACCGTATTTACGCCGCTCCTTGGCACGGGGATCGCGGGTGAGATAGCCTTCCGTTTTCAGAGGCTTGCGGTTTTCGATGTCCAGTTGACACAGGGCGCGGGCAATCCCTAAACGAATGGCATCTGCTTGCCCCGTCAAACCACCCCCCGTGGCATTGACATAAATATCATAGCTACTTTCAAGGCCAAGGGTTTCAAGGGGGGCTTTCACCAAGTTGAGATAGGTGGGGTTGTTTTGCAGGTAGTCAGCCCCATTGCGGCCATTGATCAACAGTTGACCGCTACCAGGGATCAGGCGCACCCGTGCCACCGCCGACTTACGGCGACCGGTTCCCAAATAAACTACCCGCTTAGACTGATCAGCAATCTGCATGTTAGGCTCCCGGAATCGTGTTAATGGTCAAAGGCTGGGGTTTTTGCGCTTGGTGGGGATGCTCTGGCCCAGCATAAACTTTCAGCTTGGTAAAGAGTTTACGGCCAAGGGAATTTTTCGGCAGCATCCCTTTGACAGCATGCTCAATAATCCGCTCGGGAATGCGGGCTTGCAGTTGATCAAAGGTTTCAATTTTCATGCCGCCGGGGCGTCCCGAGTGACGACGGTAGAGTTTTTGGGAGCGTTTTCTGCCAGTGATGGTGACTTTCTCGGCATTGATGACAATCACAAAGTCACCTGTGTCCATGTGGGGGGTGTAAATGGCTTTGTTTTTGCCCCTGAGAATACGGGCAATTTCTGCAGCTAGCCGACCCAAGCGTTGATCAGCGGCATCAATGACATACCACTGGGGAGCAAGGTCATCCACGGCGGGCAGTGGTGTCTTTACGGTACTGGTCATCACAAACTCCATGATTCTATGCAATGGACAATTCAGGGGTAATGGAGGCTAACTGAAACTGGGGCATCGCCTCGGTGCACAGGGCAAGGGGGAAAGGCGATTCAGGATAACCCACCCCCAATAGACAAAGGCCTACAGGGGGGGCAGCATACTTGACGAGGTGGCGTTGCTCCTGCTGCCAAATTTCCGTAAAACTGGCGGGCGATCGCTGGCCTTGCCCCACCTGTACCAAGAGTCCCACCAACAGGCGCATCATGCCGTAGAGAAACCCCGAAGCTTGCACCTCAATTTCCACAAGGGCACCGCGCCGCTGGCAGCTCACCGCCTGCACCTCCACCCAAGAATGGGCACGATTCGAGCCAGAACGGTGAAAGGCACTGAGGTGATGCCGCCCCAACAATGGCTGAAGCACGGCTGCCATTTTTTCCACATCTAAGGGGGCATAGTAGTAGTGCCATGTCCAAGGGCGCAGAAAGATATTGGGGCAGGGATCGGTATAGAGGGTATAGCGATAGCGACGCCACAGCGCGGAGAAACGGGCATGCCAGTGATCGGGCACCACCGCCGCCGCACGAATCACCACATCGGCGGGCAAGCGAGCATTGAGAATCCCCGGCCAACGATGAACGGGAATGGGCGAGTTGACCGTGACGTGAGCCACTTGACCAGCAGCATGAACCCCTGTATCGGTACGACCTGCTGCGACAACAGAGACGGGATGGTTGACAACACTGGCGATCGCCTGCTCAATCACCTCCTGTACCGTGCGCTGTCCCACCTGCCGTTGCCAGCCGTGGAAATGGGTGCCCTGGTACTGAATAAGCAGTGCCAAGCGTTGGCCACTCTGAGGAGGTGCGATCGCCGTCATCATTGCCTGCTACACCAGTTCAATGACTGCCAATTCGGCATTATCACCCCGCCGCCGCACACTGCGGATAATGCGGGTATAGCCCCCCTGGCGATCGCCATAGCGCTCTGGGGCTTGGGCAAACAGAGCATGCACCAGTTGCTTATCGTAGAGATAGCCAAGGGCACGCCGCCGTGCCGCCAAGGAGCCATCCTTTGCCAAGGTGATCATCCGCTCCGCCTCTGCGCGTACCGCCTTTGCCCGCGCTTTGGTGGTGGTAATGCGGCCATGGCGAATCAATTCAGTGGTCAGTGCCCGCAGCAGTGCTTTTCGTTGATCGGCTGGCAGTCCTAGCTGGGGAACCCGACGTTGGTGACGCATAGACAAACCTCATTCAATCTCTCTAATTACGGGCAGCTTTTTGGGGCGGTAGCGTAATTCCCAAGTGTTTTTGCAGTGCCTCGATCACTTCCTCAGCAGACTTTTGACCGAAGTTTTTGATCTCCAGTAGCTCTTCTTGGGAATACTCAAGGAGGTCAGCGACCGTATTGACTTGGGCACGCTTGAGACAGTTGTAGGCACGCACCGACAAATTGAGTTGCTCAATGGGAATTTGTCCCGTTTCATCATGCTCGTCAGTGGTGGTGGCCTCGGAGGTGTGCAGGGGCACTTCCTTCAAGGGGCTAAAGAGATCCACGAGGATTGTTGCCGCCTGATTGAGGGCATCTTGGGGGGTCAAGCTGCCATTCGTCCAGATTTCCAGCTTTAGATAGTCTTGGAGTTGGCGATCGCCCTCTGTACCGGCACTGCGCACCGAATCAACGGTATAGTTCACCCGCCGCACGGGCATAAAGACCGCATCCAATTGCAGATAGTCCAAGGCAAGGCGATCGTCCCGTACCCGCTCCACCGAGCGATAGCCGCGATCCTGTTCAATCTTGAATTCCATCTCCAAGGTTGCCCCCGGCATCAGCGTGGCAATATAGTGGTTGGGGTTGACCACTTCCACTTCAGAGCCAAGTTGCACCATGCCAGCAGTAACCGTCAATGGCTCATTCTCAGGGGCTTGGGCAAAAAGGCGACCCATTTGGGGTTCTGAGGTGTGGCTGCGAATCACCAACTGCTTCATTTGCAGCAAAATGTCCATGACATCTTCGCGCACACCGGGAATTGTTGAAAACTCATGATTCACACCGGCAATGCGCACCGCTGTCACGGCACTACCGGGTAAGTTGGCAAGAAGAACCCGCCGCAGGGCATTCCCCACCGTAATCCCTTGACCGGGGGCGAGGGGGTGCAGCGCAAATTGGCCGTACTGCCCTTGATCCTCCTCAACCCGTGTTTCCAAACATTCAATTTGATATGCCATAGCTGTGCTCCCAAGTGACCCAAACCAACCTAAACCCGCCGCCGTTTGGGGGGACGGCAACCATTGTGGGGAATGGGGGTCACATCCCGAATGAGGGTAATTTCTAGACCTGCGGCTTGCAACGCCCGAATCGCTGTCTCGCGACCGGAACCGGGACCACTCACCATGACCTCAATTTGCCGCATCCCCTGATCAATGGCACGGCGAGCTGCATTATCAGCAGCAGTTTGAGCCGCAAAGGGTGTGCCTTTTTTGGCACCTTTGAAACCACTGGAGCCAGCGGAGGCCCAAGCAATCACCTCACCATTGGGGTCGGTAATTGAGACAATCGTGTTATTAAATGTGGACTGAATGTGGGCAACGCCACTGGGGACATTGCGCTTTTGCTTACGAGGGCCAGAGCGTTTTGCAGAGGGTGCCATAATCTATCCAAACCGTGAATCAGGTAGCAGGAGCGGAAAAATTTATTTCTTAGCAGCGGGTTTTTTCTTACCCGCCACAGTGCGGCGACCACCACGACGGGTGCGAGCATTGGTACGGGTACGCTGACCACGAACCGGCAATCCAAGGCGATGCCGCCGCCCGCGGTAGCAGCCAATGTCCATGAGCCGCTTGATATTCATGGCCTCGAGACGGCGCAGATCCCCTTCCACTTGGTACTCGTCAATCGCAGCCCGCAGTGCCGCAATATCGGCATCCGTCAAATCGCGAGTGCGGGTATCTGGGTTAACACCCGTTTTTGCCAAAATTTCTTTGGAGCGGGTCAAGCCGATGCCATAGATGTAGGTGAGGGCAATTTCAATGCGTTTGTCGCGGGGTAAATCAACACCAGCAATACGAGCCATGAATCTAGTTCCTATGTGTGCAACAACAGTGGGTTACCCTTGGCGCTGCTTGTGCTTCGGATTGGTGCAGATCACCATGACCCGACCACGTCGCCGAATGACGCGGCATTTTTCACAAATACGCCGTACCGATGCTCTTACTTTCATATCAGTTGCTCATGTAGTCGCAAATTTTATATCTTAGCAGAGTGGCCAACAAAGATCAAACTACTTTTTGCGCAGGCGATAGGTAATCCGCCCCTTGGTCAGGTCATAGGGGGTCAATTCCACCTTCACGCGATCGCCCGGCAAAATTTTGATGTAGTTGCGGCGAATCTTACCGGAAATATGGGCAAGGACATTAAAGCCATTGTCCAGATCCACCCGAAACATGGCGTTGGGCAATGACTCGGTCACTGTCCCTTCAATTTCAATAGCATCCTGTTTAGACACGGTTCACCTCCCCAATACGTGCTTGAATGGCAGCAGTTACCTCTTCGATCGTACGTGTTCCATCAATGTGTACAAACTTGGGATGACTCATGTACTGTCGAATCATTGGTAGGGTTTCCCGCTCATAGACCTGTACCCGCTTGAGGATGGTTTCAGGAGTATCATCGGAGCGCTGCTGACCATTGGCCGCTTGCTTGGCGCGATTGAGGGCGCGTTCTTGGAGAATCGCAGCAGGCACATCTAAGAAGAGCAAGTAATCATAGTCTTGGTGAATGCTTTTGAGCATCTCCTCAAAGACTGCCGCCTGTGCCCCATTGCGGGGAAAACCGTCCAAAAGCCAACCCGCAGCCGTATCTGGCTGTTGCAAGCGATTGGCCACCATATCCACAATCACCTGATCCGGTACCAGTTCACCGCGATCCATGTAGTTTTGAGCCTGTTGACCGAGGGGGGTGCCCGCAGCTCGCTCTGCCCGCAGAATATCCCCTGTGGAAATATGGGGAATCCCCAAAAGCGTGGTCAGAATTGCTGCCTGTGTCCCCTTGCCCGAACCGGGACCGCCAAACAAAATTAAGCGCATTACTGCTTCACCATCCCCTCATAACGTTGTGAAATCACATAGGTTTGAATCTGTTTTGAGGTGTCAATGGCCACCCCCACCAAGATCAACAGGGAGGTCGCCCCCAGCCCTTGAAATGTTGTTACTTTGGTTGCACTTTCGACTGCCGTGGGAATAATCGCCACCAGACCCAAAAAGATCGCCCCTAGGAATGTCAGGCGGTTGAGAACCCGCTCTAGGTAATCAGAGGTGGCTTTCCCCGGTCGGATTCCCGGAATACTGGCGCCCATTTTTTTCAGGTTTTGGGACATATCCACAGGGTTGACCACTAAGGAGGAGTAAAAGTAGCTAAAGAAGAGAATCAACAGTAAATAGAAAATCACATATAGCCACGGCGTCGGCCCTGCTGGAGAAACATAACTCGCAAATCGCGCCACGAGTTCATTGCGGGTAAACTGCGCTAAGGTCGAAGGCAGAATCAGTACTGCTGAGGCGAAAATGATTGGCATCACCCCCCCTTGGTTTAAGCGCAGGGGCAGGTAACTGGTTTGCTCGCGGTAGAGTTTGCGCCCCACTTGGCGACGTGCCGAAACAATAGGGATGCGGCGGGTACCCTCTTGCACAAAGACAATGCCAACAATCATGGCCAAAAAGACGGCCACCAGAATAACAATGCCGCCAATATTGCCACCACTTTCGGCGAGGGCGATCGTCTGACCCACTGAGGCAGGCAAGTAGGCAACAATGCTCAAAAAGATCAAGAGTGAGGCTCCATTACCCACGCCCCGCTCAGTAATCAATTCCGAAATCCACATCACCACCATTGAGCCAGCGGTCAGGCCAAGGACAATTTCAGCCACAAACCACGCCCCCGGATGCAAAGCCGCACCGGGAATGGAACTCACAAAAATGGCAATGCCAAAACTTTGCAGAACTGCCCAGCCCACAGCCACGTAGCGAGTAATTTGGGAAATTTTGCGGCGGCCGGCTTCTCCCTCATCCTTTTGCAGCCGCTCCAAGGAGGGGAGAGCAGCAGTCAGCAATTGCATGATGATGGAGGCGTTAATATAGGGCAGGATGCCGAGGGCAAAAATCCCAAGGGCAGAGAGGCCACCGCCTGAAAAGATGTCGAGGAAGCGAATCACGGCATTATCTTGGACGCTCTGGGCAAAAACGGCGCGATCGATCCCCGGAATGGGTAGATAAATCCCCAGCCGTACCAAGATCAATAGCCCAATGGTGATCAGGAGTCGCCCCCGCAGACCAGCCGCTTGAGCCATCTGCATAAAGGTTTCTTGGGCAGTGGGTGCCTTGCCGCGATTCACAATCATATTGGGGTTCCTCTATTCACTGTCGGCAGCAACGCAGGTCTCCACACATACCCCACCAGCAGCTTCAATCTTGCTGCGGGCACTGCCACTAAAGGCAGCGGCATGAACCTCTAGCTTGACGTTTAGCTCACCATCCCCCAGCACTTTGAGGGGATATTTGGCGGTGGTGAGAATGCCAGCCTCAAGGAGAGACTCAACCGTCACTACACTATTGGCGGGTAGGGTATTGAGACGACCCACGTTGATCGTAGTGTAAACCTTCCGGTTGACGAGGGGAAAGTGCTTGAGTTTGGGGAGACGACGGTAGAGGGGGTTTTGACCGCCTTCAAAGCCGGGACGGGTGGGGCGACCAGAACGGGATTTTTGCCCGCGCATCCCAAAGCCACCACTTGCCCCTTGACCTGCGGCAATGCCCCGACCAATCCGCCGTTTGCGTCGTCGCGATCCCGCTTGGGGGTGCAGATCTTGAAACCGCATGGACAACTCCTACCTATTTGCTATAGAGGTTTTCAATGGGGATTTCCCGCTCCTCGGCAACTTCTTGGAAGGTGCGCAAGGCTGCAAGGGCTTCGAGGGCGGCGCGGGCATTGTTGAGGGGGTTACTGGAGCCTAGTTGTTTGGCCAGCACGTTGCGTACCCCTGCTAGTTCCAGAACGGTGCGCACAGAACCACCAGCAATTACCCCGGTTCCCGGTGCAGCGGGGCGAATCATGACGCGGGCAGCACCGCCTTCGCCAAAAGTGGGGTGGGGAATAGAGTTGGATTTGGTGATCGGGACATCAATCAGGTGCTTTTTGCCATCGGCCACACCTTTGCGCACCGCACCAATGACATCGGCAGCTTTACCGACGCCCACACCCACTTGGCCACGCTCATTGCCAACAACCACAATGGCGCGGAAGCTTAGTTTCTTACCGCCTTTGACTACTTTGGAGACGCGGCGGATCTGGACGACCCGCTCTTGCCAGTCGGTTTCTTTTTCAACTTTGCGGGGGTTTTTACGACGATTTGCCATCGGGTCATCCTCTAAAAGTCTAGTCCAGCTTCACGGGCGGCATCCGCCAAGGCCTTGACACGACCATGGTAGATATTGCCACCGCGATCAAAGACAACGCGCTCAATGCCAGCGGCTTTGGCACGCTCTGCAATTAGTCGCCCCACTTCAATAGAGGCGGCACAGGTGCTCCCTTTTCCTAGTTTTTGCCGCAGTTCTGGCTCAACACTGGAAGCGGCCACAAGGGTATGGTGCCGGGTGTCATCAATCACCTGGGCATAGATATGCTGATGGGAACGAAAGACAGCGAGGCGGGGGCGATCGCTGGTACCTTTGACTTTGCGGCGAATGCGCTGATGCCGACTTTGGCGAGCCGCAGTACGAGTTTGTTTCATCTATTTCTTCCCTGTCTTACCAACTTTACGACGCACAAATTCACCCATATAGCGAATGCCCTTGCCCTTGTAGGGTTCAGGGGGACGTACGGCGCGAATACGGGCAGAGGTGTTGCCGACTAGTTCTTTATCAATGCCACTGACAAGGACAATCGTGCCCTGCTGCACTTTTTTACCTTGGTTGTCCTCAATTTCTAGGGTAATGCCCTCGGGTGGCACAATCTCAACGGGGTGGCTGTAGCCCATACTGAGGACAAGGGTTTTGCCTTGGAGTTGGGCGCGGTAACCGACCCCTTGAATCTCCAGCTTTTTCGTAAACCCTTGGGAGACGCCTTCCACCATGTTAGCCAGTAGCGTGCGGCAGAGGCCGTGGCGTTCTTTAGCAGGTCGAGAATCATCGCGGCGTTTGACAACAATACTTTCGCCCTCTTGGGCAACATTCACCTCGGGCGGCAAAACCCGACTCAGTTGACCCTTGGGGCCTTTGACCGTGACCTGCTGCCCGTCTAGGGTGAGGGTAACATTCTTTGGCAGGGGGATGGGACGCTTGCCAATACGAGACATGTGGGACTTCCTCCGAGCTTACCAAACGTAACAGAGTACTTCGCCGCCAATGCCCTGCTTCCGTGCCTCGCGATCAGTCATGATGCCGCTAGAGGTGGAGATGATGGCAATGCCGATGCCACCGAGCACCCGGGGCAACTCACGGGAATTGGCATAGACGCGCAGACCGGGTTTGCTCACCCGCTTGAGCGCAGTAATAATCGGCTGGCGCTGCTTGCCGCGATATTTTAGGGAAACCACAAGATGCCGTTTGATGCCGTCCCCTTGCTCTTCAAAATCGCGAATAAACCCTTCCGCTTTCAGCACCTGCGCAATACTGCGGGTCATGCGCGTGGCCGGAATGGTGGTGGTTTGATGACGCGCAAGGTTTGCGTTGCGGATGCGAGTTAGCATATCGCCAATCGTGTCATTTACTGCCATAGTTGCTCCTTAAAAATCTGCCTCCGGCGTTAGTTCTCACGGAACGGCATGCCCATTGCTTTGAGCAGGGCGCGTCCTTCTTCATCAGTATTGGCAGTGGTGATGATTGAGACATCCATGCCGCGAATTTGATCAATGTCGTCGTAGTTGACTTCGGGGAAAATCAGTTGCTCGCGCAAACCTAGGGTGTAGTTGCCCCGGCCATCAAAGCTTTTGGGGTTGACACCGCGAAAGTCACGGATCCGTGGCAGTGCCAAGTTAATCAAGCGATCCAAAAAGGCATACATGCGATCGGATCGCAGCGTCACGGCCACACCAACGGGCATGCCTTTGCGAATTTTGAAGCCAGCGATCGCCTTCTTGGCGCGGGTAACGACGGGCTTTTGGCCGGTAATCGTGGCAATTTCTGCCAGTGTGGCTTCAAGGGCTTTGGCATTTTGCGCCGCTTCACCCAGACCGCGGTTGACAGTCACTTTGACAATCTTGGGGACTTGGTGAATGTTTTTGTACTGGAATTGCTGCATGAGCTGCGGCACAACGGTTTTGTTGTAGTGATCTTTAAGGCGTTGGGACATGGGGCTTCTCCTAGGGGCATTCTCTGGGCTGGGTCAGAGAGGGGAAAACGGGTTAGACCTAATCAATGATTTCGCCAGTTTTCTTGAGCATCCGCACCTTACGGCCATCTTCGGTGTAGGTGTAGCAGATGCGACTGGCCACGTTTTGCTTGGTGGAGTAGAGCATCACCTTACAACTGTGAATCGGGGCTTCTTTGGTGATGATTTGCCCAGATTCGCCCTCTTGGCGGGGCTTGACGTGTTTGGTTTTTAGGTTCACCCCTTTGACAATCACCTGACTGGTCTTGGGGAAAACGGCGAGGACTTCACCGACTTTGGCTTTGTCACTGCCAGCGATGACTTGAACCGTGTCCCCTTTTTTCACGTGCATGCGATAGCGCACTGGCTTTTTGTTTGCTTTCTTGGCCGCCATTAGAGTACCTCCGGTGCCAATGAAACAATTTTCGTAAAGTTTTTATCCCGCAGTTCACGAGCCACAGGACCAAAGACACGGGTACCGCGAGGGTTACCCTCTTGGTTGATCAAGACAGCGGCATTGTCATCAAAGCGAATGCTCATGCCACTTTCACGGCGGATGGTTTTGCGGGTGCGCACAATGACAGCGCGAACCACATCGGATTTTTTCACTGCCATATTGGGGGTGGCATCTTTGACGGTGGCAATGATCACATCGCCGACACTGCCGTAGCGACGGTTACCGCCGCCGAGCACACGGATGCAGAGGAGCTTTTTGGCGCCGCTATTGTCGGCGACGTTGAGATAGGTTTCCTGTTGAATCATGGCTGGCTCTCCTTAGGCAGTGCGAGGACTGAGAATCTCGGCAATGACCCAACGCTTGGTGCGACTCAGGGGACGGGTTTCCCGAATGCGCACGCGATCGCCCACTTTGGCTTCGTTATTTTCATCATGGGCTTTGTAGCGGCGGGTTTTGACGACAATTTTGCCGTACTTGGGGTGGGGGGCGCGGTTTTCGACGGCAACGACGACGGTTTTTTGCATTTTGTCGCTGACGACGACGCCAACACGTTCTTTAACTGCCATTAGTCTTGGCCTCCACTGCGGCGACGTTCATTCTCAAGGGTTAAAAGCTGTGCCAACTCATGGCGCAGATGCTTAAATTGATGGGGCTTGACCTCTTGGCGGGTGGCTTTTTTGAAGCGCAGATCAAAGAGTTCTTTCTTAATGGCGGCAATGCGATCGCTCACCTGTTGATCACTCAGTTCCCGCAGGTCTTTCATTTTTGTCAGTGCCATTCTTAACCCTCCTGTTGTTCCTCTTCTTGATTGCGCACCAGAAAACGGGTCTTGATCGGCATTTTGTAGG includes:
- a CDS encoding DNA-directed RNA polymerase subunit alpha, yielding MAYQIECLETRVEEDQGQYGQFALHPLAPGQGITVGNALRRVLLANLPGSAVTAVRIAGVNHEFSTIPGVREDVMDILLQMKQLVIRSHTSEPQMGRLFAQAPENEPLTVTAGMVQLGSEVEVVNPNHYIATLMPGATLEMEFKIEQDRGYRSVERVRDDRLALDYLQLDAVFMPVRRVNYTVDSVRSAGTEGDRQLQDYLKLEIWTNGSLTPQDALNQAATILVDLFSPLKEVPLHTSEATTTDEHDETGQIPIEQLNLSVRAYNCLKRAQVNTVADLLEYSQEELLEIKNFGQKSAEEVIEALQKHLGITLPPQKAARN
- the rpsK gene encoding 30S ribosomal protein S11; this translates as MAPSAKRSGPRKQKRNVPSGVAHIQSTFNNTIVSITDPNGEVIAWASAGSSGFKGAKKGTPFAAQTAADNAARRAIDQGMRQIEVMVSGPGSGRETAIRALQAAGLEITLIRDVTPIPHNGCRPPKRRRV
- the rpsM gene encoding 30S ribosomal protein S13, with the protein product MARIAGVDLPRDKRIEIALTYIYGIGLTRSKEILAKTGVNPDTRTRDLTDADIAALRAAIDEYQVEGDLRRLEAMNIKRLMDIGCYRGRRHRLGLPVRGQRTRTNARTRRGGRRTVAGKKKPAAKK
- the rpmJ gene encoding 50S ribosomal protein L36, which gives rise to MKVRASVRRICEKCRVIRRRGRVMVICTNPKHKQRQG
- the infA gene encoding translation initiation factor IF-1, coding for MSKQDAIEIEGTVTESLPNAMFRVDLDNGFNVLAHISGKIRRNYIKILPGDRVKVELTPYDLTKGRITYRLRKK
- a CDS encoding adenylate kinase is translated as MRLILFGGPGSGKGTQAAILTTLLGIPHISTGDILRAERAAGTPLGQQAQNYMDRGELVPDQVIVDMVANRLQQPDTAAGWLLDGFPRNGAQAAVFEEMLKSIHQDYDYLLFLDVPAAILQERALNRAKQAANGQQRSDDTPETILKRVQVYERETLPMIRQYMSHPKFVHIDGTRTIEEVTAAIQARIGEVNRV
- the secY gene encoding preprotein translocase subunit SecY, translating into MIVNRGKAPTAQETFMQMAQAAGLRGRLLITIGLLILVRLGIYLPIPGIDRAVFAQSVQDNAVIRFLDIFSGGGLSALGIFALGILPYINASIIMQLLTAALPSLERLQKDEGEAGRRKISQITRYVAVGWAVLQSFGIAIFVSSIPGAALHPGAWFVAEIVLGLTAGSMVVMWISELITERGVGNGASLLIFLSIVAYLPASVGQTIALAESGGNIGGIVILVAVFLAMIVGIVFVQEGTRRIPIVSARRQVGRKLYREQTSYLPLRLNQGGVMPIIFASAVLILPSTLAQFTRNELVARFASYVSPAGPTPWLYVIFYLLLILFFSYFYSSLVVNPVDMSQNLKKMGASIPGIRPGKATSDYLERVLNRLTFLGAIFLGLVAIIPTAVESATKVTTFQGLGATSLLILVGVAIDTSKQIQTYVISQRYEGMVKQ
- the rplO gene encoding 50S ribosomal protein L15 yields the protein MRFQDLHPQAGSRRRKRRIGRGIAAGQGASGGFGMRGQKSRSGRPTRPGFEGGQNPLYRRLPKLKHFPLVNRKVYTTINVGRLNTLPANSVVTVESLLEAGILTTAKYPLKVLGDGELNVKLEVHAAAFSGSARSKIEAAGGVCVETCVAADSE
- the rpsE gene encoding 30S ribosomal protein S5 gives rise to the protein MANRRKNPRKVEKETDWQERVVQIRRVSKVVKGGKKLSFRAIVVVGNERGQVGVGVGKAADVIGAVRKGVADGKKHLIDVPITKSNSIPHPTFGEGGAARVMIRPAAPGTGVIAGGSVRTVLELAGVRNVLAKQLGSSNPLNNARAALEALAALRTFQEVAEEREIPIENLYSK
- the rplR gene encoding 50S ribosomal protein L18 — its product is MKQTRTAARQSRHQRIRRKVKGTSDRPRLAVFRSHQHIYAQVIDDTRHHTLVAASSVEPELRQKLGKGSTCAASIEVGRLIAERAKAAGIERVVFDRGGNIYHGRVKALADAAREAGLDF